The following proteins are co-located in the Castanea sativa cultivar Marrone di Chiusa Pesio chromosome 8, ASM4071231v1 genome:
- the LOC142605622 gene encoding AP2-like ethylene-responsive transcription factor PLT2, producing the protein MNSNNWLSFPLSPTHSSLPAHLQTSQSHHFSLGLGNDTMDNPFQSQEWNMINTHGSSEVPKVADFLGVSKSENQSDLVAFNGIQANDSDYLFQSSSLVPVQNTVVPTTSNFEFQENANSLQSLTLSMGSGKASTCETSGDNSTNTVETTPRRTLDTFGQRTSIYRGVTRHRWTGRYEAHLWDNSCRREGQSRKGRQVYLGGYDKEEKAARAYDLAALKYWGTSTTTNFPISNYEKELEEMKHMTRQEFVASIRRKSSGFSRGASMYRGVTRHHQHGRWQARIGRVAGNKDLYLGTFSTEEEAAEAYDIAAIKFRGLNAVTNFDMNRYDVKSILESNTLPIGGGAAKRLKEAQAIESSRKREEMIALGSSFQYGSSSSSRLQPYPLLQHQPFDQPQPLLTLQNHDISPYTAQDPSFHQSYIQTQLQLHQQSAGSYLHQSSQNNGSQFYNSYLQNHPALLQGLMNMGSSSSVIENNGSSSGSYSGGGYLGNGLNAMATDSPSGNAVGSTADELALVKVDYDMPSGGYGSWSGETVQGSNPSVFTMWND; encoded by the exons ATGAATTCAAACAACTGGCTTTCCTTTCCCCTCTCTCCCACTCATTCTTCCTTACCAGCACATCTACAGACAAGTCAGTCTCATCACTTTTCTCTAGGTTTGGGCAATGATACTATGGACAACCCTTTCCAAAGCCAAG AGTGGAATATGATCAATACCCATGGCAGCAGTGAAGTTCCAAAGGTTGCTGATTTTCTTGGTGTGAGCAAATCTGAAAATCAGTCAGATCTTGTTGCCTTCAATGGAATTCAAGCTAACGATTCTGATTACCTATTCCAAAGCAGTAGTCTAGTGCCAGTGCAAAACACAGTAGTACCCACCACTAGCAATTTTGAATTTCAAGAAAATGCTAATAGTTTGCAGTCATTGACGTTGTCCATGGGTAGTGGCAAGGCTTCCACATGCGAAACTAGTGGTGATAATAGTACTAATACTGTTGAAACCACCCCTAGAAGGACTTTGGATACATTTGGGCAAAGAACTTCAATATATCGTGGTGTAACAAG GCATAGATGGACAGGAAGGTATGAAGCTCATCTTTGGGATAATAGTTGTAGAAGGGAGGGACAATCAAGGAAAGGTCGCCAAG TCTATTTAG GTGGGTATGACAAAGAAGAGAAAGCGGCTAGGGCTTACGATCTTGCTGCATTGAAGTACTGGGGAACATCCACCACTACCAATTTTCCG ATCAGTAACTATGAGAAGGAATTGGAAGAGATGAAGCACATGACAAGACAGGAATTTGTGGCTTCTATTCGAAG GAAGAGTAGTGGATTTTCTAGGGGTGCATCCATGTATCGCGGAGTTACAAG GCATCACCAACATGGAAGATGGCAAGCGAGGATTGGCAGAGTTGCTGGAAACAAAGATCTTTATTTGGGAACTTTCA GCACTGAGGAGGAAGCTGCAGAAGCATATGACATTGCAGCAATAAAGTTCAGAGGCCTTAATGCAGTCACCAACTTTGACATGAATCGTTATGATGTGAAGAGCATTCTTGAAAGCAACACTCTCCCAATTGGAGGAGGGGCTGCCAAAAGACTAAAGGAGGCTCAAGCCATCGAATcttcaagaaaaagagaagaaatgatAGCCCTTGGATCAAGTTTTCAATATGGTAGCTCAAGCTCTAGTAGGTTACAACCATACCCTCTATTGCAACACCAACCATTTGATCAACCCCAACCTTTACTAACCCTACAAAATCATGACATTTCACCGTACACAGCACAAGACCCTTCATTTCACCAGAGTTACATACAAACCCAGCTCCAATTGCACCAGCAATCTGCAGGTTCTTATCTTCACCAATCAAGCCAGAATAATGGTTCTCAGTTTTACAACAGTTACCTTCAGAACCACCCGGCTTTGCTTCAGGGTTTGATGAACatgggttcttcttcttctgtgaTTGAGAATAATGGAAGTTCTAGTGGGAGTTATAGTGGTGGAGGATATTTGGGAAATGGGCTTAATGCAATGGCTACGGATTCCCCTTCAGGCAATGCAGTGGGATCAACCGCAGATGAACTTGCACTTGTGAAGGTTGATTATGATATGCCTTCTGGGGGTTATGGTAGCTGGTCTGGGGAGACTGTTCAAGGATCAAATCCTAGTGTTTTCACAATGTGGAATGACTAA